The proteins below come from a single Cupriavidus pauculus genomic window:
- a CDS encoding acyl-CoA thioesterase: MNDLSHQLSMTVLMTPDMANFSGNVHGGTILKYLDMVAYACASRYAGRYVVTLSVDQVMFRQPIHVGELVTFLASVNYTGRSSMEIGIKVITENIRSKLVRHTNSCYFTMVAVDDNGRPAEVPSLQPRDEEERQRFEAAQQRRALRQEMEKRHDDIKQRSVG; this comes from the coding sequence ATGAACGATCTGTCCCACCAGCTTTCCATGACCGTGCTGATGACGCCGGACATGGCCAACTTCTCCGGCAACGTGCACGGGGGCACCATTCTCAAATACCTGGATATGGTCGCGTATGCCTGCGCCAGCCGTTATGCGGGCCGCTACGTGGTCACGCTGTCGGTGGACCAGGTCATGTTCCGCCAGCCCATCCACGTGGGCGAGCTCGTGACCTTTCTGGCGTCGGTCAACTACACGGGCCGCAGCTCGATGGAAATCGGTATCAAGGTGATTACCGAGAATATCCGCAGCAAGCTCGTGCGCCATACCAATAGCTGTTATTTCACGATGGTCGCCGTGGACGACAACGGGCGGCCAGCCGAGGTGCCGTCGCTGCAGCCGCGCGACGAGGAAGAGCGCCAACGCTTCGAAGCCGCGCAGCAGCGCCGCGCGTTGCGGCAGGAAATGGAAAAGCGCCACGACGACATCAAGCAGCGGTCGGTCGGGTGA
- a CDS encoding CreA family protein, with translation MMVCGAAVACAMAAAPAGAEEIGSVSTNFRVTGSDKVVIEAYDDPQVQGVTCYVSRARTGGIKGSLGMAEDPPEASIACRQVGPISFKGPLRAQEDVFSERMSVLFKTLHVVRAVDRKRNTLVYLTYSDRIVSGSPQNAVTAVPVPAETAIPVK, from the coding sequence ATGATGGTCTGTGGGGCTGCCGTCGCGTGCGCGATGGCGGCGGCGCCCGCCGGGGCGGAGGAGATCGGCAGCGTCAGCACGAACTTCCGCGTGACGGGCTCGGACAAGGTCGTCATCGAGGCGTATGACGACCCGCAGGTGCAGGGCGTGACGTGCTACGTGTCGCGCGCCCGCACCGGCGGCATCAAGGGTTCGCTCGGCATGGCGGAAGACCCGCCCGAGGCGTCGATCGCCTGCCGGCAGGTGGGCCCGATCTCGTTCAAGGGTCCCCTGCGTGCACAGGAGGACGTGTTCTCCGAGCGCATGTCGGTCCTGTTCAAGACCTTGCACGTGGTGCGCGCGGTGGACCGCAAGCGCAATACGCTCGTGTACCTCACGTACTCGGACCGCATCGTCAGCGGCAGCCCGCAGAACGCGGTCACCGCGGTGCCGGTGCCGGCGGAAACCGCGATTCCCGTGAAGTAA
- a CDS encoding SDR family oxidoreductase, with translation MSLFDLTGKVAIITGSSRGIGRAIAEQMAVQGAKVVISSRKLDACEEVAAAINAEHGEGTAIAVAASISSKADLQRLVDETNRVFGRIDVLVCNAASNPYYGPMSGVSDEQFRKVLDNNVIANHWLIQMVAPQMIARRDGSIVIVSSIGGLRGSPTIGVYNVSKAADFQLARNLAVEFGPHNVRVNCIAPGLIKTDFARALWEDPVRYRQSTEGAPLRRIGEPIEIAGAACFLASAASSFMTGQAVVVDGGVTI, from the coding sequence ATGTCATTGTTCGATCTGACCGGCAAGGTTGCGATCATCACGGGTTCCTCGCGCGGCATCGGCCGGGCGATCGCGGAGCAGATGGCCGTACAGGGTGCCAAAGTGGTGATTTCTTCGCGCAAGCTGGACGCATGCGAGGAGGTGGCCGCGGCCATCAACGCGGAGCATGGCGAAGGCACCGCGATCGCGGTGGCGGCCAGCATTTCATCGAAGGCGGATCTGCAGCGGCTGGTCGATGAGACCAACCGCGTGTTCGGACGTATCGACGTGCTGGTGTGCAACGCGGCCTCGAACCCCTACTACGGTCCGATGAGCGGCGTCAGCGACGAGCAGTTCCGCAAGGTGCTCGACAACAACGTGATTGCCAATCACTGGCTTATCCAGATGGTGGCGCCGCAGATGATCGCGCGGCGCGATGGGTCCATCGTCATCGTGTCGTCGATCGGCGGACTGCGGGGGTCGCCGACGATCGGCGTCTACAACGTGTCGAAGGCCGCGGATTTCCAGCTCGCACGCAACCTCGCGGTCGAGTTCGGACCGCACAACGTGCGCGTGAACTGCATTGCGCCGGGGCTCATCAAGACGGATTTCGCGCGCGCGCTGTGGGAAGATCCGGTGCGCTATCGGCAGTCGACGGAGGGGGCGCCGCTGCGGCGCATCGGCGAGCCGATCGAGATCGCCGGCGCGGCGTGCTTCCTCGCCTCCGCCGCGAGTTCGTTCATGACCGGCCAGGCGGTGGTCGTGGATGGCGGCGTGACGATCTGA
- a CDS encoding DUF962 domain-containing protein, which translates to MKTLIDHLGQYAAYHRNPRNVFTHFIGIPMIVLAVTTLLARPAIALGDGPMFLTPAIVVYVLSCLFYLRLSLAFGAAMAAILAVFVAVGAWLAAMPDVVWLGAGIGLFVVGWIIQFVGHHYEGRKPAFVDDLAGLLIGPLFLVAETAFALGFARRLRVALGAATGATTGAHGH; encoded by the coding sequence GTGAAAACCCTGATCGATCATCTTGGCCAGTACGCCGCCTACCATCGCAACCCCCGCAATGTGTTCACGCACTTTATCGGCATCCCGATGATCGTGCTGGCCGTCACGACGCTGCTCGCGCGGCCCGCGATCGCGCTCGGCGACGGCCCGATGTTTCTGACCCCGGCAATCGTCGTGTACGTGCTCTCGTGCCTGTTCTACCTGCGGTTGTCGCTCGCATTCGGTGCGGCGATGGCGGCGATTCTCGCGGTGTTCGTTGCGGTCGGCGCCTGGCTCGCGGCCATGCCGGACGTGGTCTGGCTCGGCGCAGGCATCGGACTGTTCGTAGTCGGATGGATCATCCAGTTCGTCGGTCACCACTACGAGGGACGCAAGCCGGCGTTCGTCGATGACCTGGCCGGACTGCTGATCGGCCCACTGTTCCTGGTTGCGGAAACCGCGTTCGCACTGGGTTTCGCACGGCGTTTGCGTGTTGCGTTGGGTGCGGCAACGGGTGCCACGACGGGTGCGCACGGACACTAG
- a CDS encoding HU family DNA-binding protein: protein MATKAKPTAKTAAKPAATKTAAKKAAAPKTAAKKAAPAKKAAPAAATPVAKPLKDTFNKSSLVAHLVAQTQLEPKAVKTVLAHLENTIVSALNKKGAGEFTLPGLLKVTAQQVPAKKKRFGKDPFTGEERWFPAKPASVKVKVRPLKKLKDAAA, encoded by the coding sequence ATGGCGACCAAAGCGAAACCGACCGCGAAGACTGCAGCGAAGCCCGCTGCAACCAAGACCGCTGCCAAGAAGGCTGCGGCGCCCAAGACTGCTGCCAAGAAGGCCGCTCCGGCAAAGAAGGCTGCTCCGGCTGCTGCGACGCCCGTCGCCAAGCCGCTGAAGGACACCTTCAACAAGTCGAGCCTGGTCGCTCACCTGGTGGCACAGACCCAGCTGGAGCCGAAGGCCGTGAAGACGGTGCTGGCTCATCTGGAAAACACGATCGTCAGCGCGCTGAACAAGAAGGGCGCTGGCGAATTCACGCTGCCGGGCCTGCTGAAGGTGACCGCGCAGCAAGTGCCGGCCAAGAAGAAGCGCTTCGGCAAGGACCCGTTCACCGGCGAAGAGCGCTGGTTCCCGGCCAAGCCTGCCAGCGTGAAGGTCAAGGTCCGTCCGCTGAAGAAGCTGAAGGACGCAGCGGCCTGA
- a CDS encoding GlxA family transcriptional regulator, translating into MLKIAIALYPGFQVLNLAVSTVLEFANKELPEPLYAVHLLSEHGGPVMCSGGFTVTTEPFNRRRYDTVLVVGDNDVRPTPPALVEFLRRTAKTARRMGATCTGAFNLAEAGVLAGRRATTHWFHADMLRERYPDIEVEDDRIFITDGSVWTSAGMTACIDLALAIVERDCGPEVARDVAKKLVVYHRRTGGQSQYSKMLELQPRSDRIQAALDYARSNLQDELSVDQLAEAAHLSPRQFARAFREETGETPAKAVEHLRVEAARLMMESGRHSIDVVARETGFGDRERMRRSFLRAYGQPPQAIRRMARGAATATAA; encoded by the coding sequence ATGCTCAAGATCGCTATCGCGCTGTATCCGGGGTTCCAGGTGCTGAACCTCGCGGTCTCCACCGTGCTCGAGTTCGCCAACAAGGAACTGCCGGAGCCGCTGTATGCCGTGCATCTGCTCTCCGAGCACGGCGGGCCCGTCATGTGCTCGGGCGGGTTCACGGTGACCACGGAGCCCTTCAACCGCCGCCGCTACGACACCGTGCTCGTGGTCGGCGACAACGACGTCCGGCCCACGCCGCCCGCGCTCGTCGAGTTTCTCCGCCGCACGGCGAAGACCGCGCGCCGCATGGGCGCGACGTGCACGGGCGCGTTCAATCTGGCCGAGGCCGGTGTGCTGGCGGGCCGGCGTGCGACCACGCACTGGTTCCATGCGGACATGCTGCGCGAGCGGTATCCCGATATCGAGGTGGAGGACGATCGCATCTTCATTACCGATGGATCGGTGTGGACGTCGGCCGGCATGACGGCGTGCATCGACCTCGCGCTGGCGATCGTCGAGCGCGACTGCGGCCCCGAGGTGGCGCGCGACGTTGCCAAGAAACTCGTGGTCTATCACCGGCGCACCGGCGGTCAGTCACAGTATTCGAAGATGCTGGAGCTGCAGCCGCGCTCGGACCGCATCCAGGCGGCACTCGATTACGCGCGGTCCAATCTGCAGGACGAGTTGTCGGTCGATCAGCTCGCCGAGGCCGCGCATCTGAGCCCGCGGCAGTTTGCGCGCGCGTTTCGCGAGGAAACCGGCGAGACGCCGGCCAAGGCCGTCGAGCATCTGCGCGTGGAAGCCGCGCGCCTCATGATGGAATCGGGCCGGCATTCGATCGACGTGGTCGCCCGCGAGACGGGCTTCGGCGATCGCGAGCGCATGCGCCGCTCTTTTCTGCGCGCGTACGGTCAGCCGCCGCAGGCGATTCGACGCATGGCGCGCGGCGCGGCCACCGCCACGGCCGCATGA
- a CDS encoding SDR family NAD(P)-dependent oxidoreductase: MSKQNTGKAVVTGASSGIGAIYADRLARRGHDLILVARNRGRLEQLAARIERETGRTAQIVVADLGKVEDMKRVEQLLRDDPAITVLVNNAGVGAAAPLLQADVDTMQAMIEVNVTALTRLTYAAVPGFVARGAGTIINIASIVAVAPTLLNGVYGGSKAFVLAFTQSLQHELADKGVRVQAVLPGATRTEFWDVAGHSVDALPQEWVMSGDDLVDAALAGFDQGEVVTVPSLPEVADWNAFESARAALGPNLSRSKPAARFGVQ, from the coding sequence ATGAGCAAGCAAAACACGGGCAAGGCGGTCGTCACGGGCGCATCGTCGGGTATCGGCGCCATCTACGCGGACCGTCTCGCCCGCCGCGGTCACGATCTGATCCTCGTCGCGCGCAACCGGGGCCGCCTCGAGCAACTGGCCGCGCGCATCGAGCGCGAGACCGGCCGCACCGCGCAGATCGTCGTCGCGGACCTGGGCAAGGTGGAAGACATGAAGCGCGTGGAGCAGCTGCTGCGTGACGATCCGGCCATCACGGTGCTGGTCAACAACGCCGGCGTGGGCGCCGCGGCGCCGCTGCTGCAGGCGGACGTGGACACGATGCAGGCGATGATCGAGGTCAACGTGACGGCGCTGACGCGCCTGACCTATGCCGCCGTACCGGGCTTCGTGGCCCGCGGCGCTGGCACCATCATCAATATCGCGTCGATCGTCGCGGTGGCGCCCACGCTGCTGAACGGCGTGTACGGCGGCTCCAAGGCGTTCGTGCTGGCCTTCACGCAGTCCCTGCAACACGAACTCGCGGACAAGGGCGTGCGCGTGCAGGCCGTACTGCCGGGCGCGACGCGCACGGAGTTCTGGGATGTGGCGGGCCACTCGGTGGACGCGCTGCCGCAGGAGTGGGTGATGAGCGGCGACGATCTCGTCGATGCGGCGCTGGCCGGCTTCGATCAGGGCGAAGTGGTGACCGTGCCGTCGCTGCCCGAGGTGGCGGACTGGAATGCGTTCGAGTCCGCGCGTGCGGCGTTGGGGCCGAACCTGTCGCGCAGCAAGCCGGCCGCGCGGTTTGGCGTGCAATAA
- the kdgD gene encoding 5-dehydro-4-deoxyglucarate dehydratase, with translation MTTPQELKQIISEGLLSFPVTDFDAQGNFRADTYAARLEWLAPYGASALFAAGGTGEFFSLTQQDYSNVIRTAVETCRGKVPILAGAGGPTRVAIEYAKEAERLGAHGILLMPHYLTEASEDGIANHIEEVCKATKCGVIVYNRANSRIGADLLAKVVDKCPNLIGFKDGVGDIEAMVRVRRKLGDRLAYLGGLPTAEVYAAAYKALGVPVYSSAVFNFIPKTAMEFYRAIAADDHETVGKLIDSFFLPYLDIRNRKQGYAVSIVKAGAKLVGYDAGPVRAPLTDLTGAELEQLDALIKKLGPQ, from the coding sequence GAACTCAAGCAGATCATCTCCGAAGGCCTGCTGTCGTTCCCCGTGACCGACTTCGACGCGCAAGGCAACTTCCGCGCGGACACCTATGCAGCCCGCCTTGAATGGCTCGCGCCGTATGGTGCGTCGGCCCTGTTCGCGGCCGGCGGCACCGGCGAGTTCTTCTCGCTGACGCAACAGGACTATTCGAACGTCATCCGCACCGCGGTGGAAACCTGCCGTGGCAAGGTGCCCATCCTGGCCGGTGCCGGTGGCCCGACCCGCGTGGCGATCGAATACGCGAAGGAAGCGGAACGTCTGGGCGCGCACGGCATCCTGTTGATGCCGCATTACCTGACGGAAGCCAGCGAAGACGGGATTGCCAACCATATCGAAGAGGTTTGCAAGGCCACCAAGTGCGGCGTGATCGTCTACAACCGCGCCAACTCGCGTATCGGTGCCGATCTGCTGGCCAAGGTCGTGGACAAGTGCCCGAACCTGATCGGTTTCAAGGACGGCGTGGGCGACATCGAAGCGATGGTGCGCGTGCGCCGCAAGCTCGGCGACCGTCTGGCTTACCTCGGTGGCCTGCCGACCGCCGAAGTCTACGCCGCCGCCTACAAGGCACTGGGCGTGCCCGTGTACTCGTCGGCCGTGTTCAACTTCATCCCGAAGACCGCGATGGAGTTCTACCGCGCGATCGCCGCGGACGATCACGAGACCGTCGGCAAGCTGATCGACTCGTTCTTCCTGCCGTACCTGGACATCCGTAACCGCAAGCAAGGCTACGCGGTGTCGATCGTAAAGGCCGGCGCCAAGCTGGTCGGCTACGATGCGGGCCCGGTGCGCGCACCGCTGACGGACCTGACCGGCGCGGAACTGGAACAGCTGGACGCGCTGATCAAGAAGCTCGGACCGCAGTAA